Proteins from a genomic interval of Halopseudomonas litoralis:
- a CDS encoding protein-glutamate methylesterase/protein-glutamine glutaminase — protein sequence MAVKVLVVDDSGFFRRRVTEILAGDPQIEVVGTASNGKEAVEQTLALHPDVITMDYEMPVMDGITAVRQIMQRQPTPVLMFSSLTYEGARVSLDALDAGAADYLPKNFEDISRNPDKVRQLLCDRVHALARSNRRSLGFSAPNTASTSASSPATPAATPAARSVAGSVAPPTQASSEPARRSPAPRKRDYKLVAIGTSTGGPVALQKVLTQLPADFPAPLLLIQHMPGAFTKAFAERLDKLCRISVKEAEDGDTLRPGMALLAPGGKQMMLDSRGVVRILPGDERLNYKPSVDVTFGSAAKALQDRVLAIVLTGMGADGREGARMLKQAGSSVWAQDEASCVIYGMPMAVAKANLADGIYDLDDIARYLTELR from the coding sequence ATGGCGGTCAAGGTTCTGGTGGTGGACGACTCGGGGTTTTTTCGCCGCCGGGTGACGGAAATACTCGCAGGCGATCCGCAGATCGAGGTAGTGGGGACGGCAAGCAACGGCAAGGAAGCGGTTGAGCAGACCCTGGCGCTGCATCCTGACGTCATAACCATGGATTACGAGATGCCGGTGATGGATGGCATCACTGCAGTGCGCCAGATCATGCAGCGTCAACCGACGCCGGTGCTGATGTTTTCCTCGCTGACCTACGAAGGCGCGCGGGTGAGTCTGGATGCGCTGGATGCCGGTGCGGCCGATTATCTGCCGAAGAATTTCGAGGATATCTCGCGTAACCCGGACAAGGTCCGCCAGTTGCTGTGTGATCGCGTGCATGCCCTGGCGCGCAGTAACCGCCGTTCGCTGGGTTTTTCTGCACCGAACACTGCATCGACTTCTGCATCATCGCCGGCGACACCAGCGGCGACACCAGCGGCCAGATCGGTGGCTGGATCAGTTGCCCCGCCAACCCAGGCTTCGTCCGAGCCGGCCCGGCGCAGTCCGGCACCGCGCAAGCGCGACTACAAGCTGGTGGCGATCGGTACTTCCACCGGCGGGCCTGTGGCGCTGCAGAAAGTTCTGACCCAGCTGCCCGCCGACTTTCCGGCACCGCTGCTGCTGATCCAGCATATGCCGGGTGCCTTTACCAAGGCTTTTGCCGAACGACTGGACAAGCTGTGTCGGATTTCCGTCAAAGAAGCCGAGGATGGTGACACCCTGCGTCCCGGCATGGCCTTGCTGGCGCCAGGCGGCAAGCAGATGATGCTCGACAGTCGCGGCGTGGTGCGCATTCTGCCCGGCGACGAGCGCCTCAACTACAAGCCCAGCGTTGATGTGACCTTTGGCTCGGCTGCCAAGGCACTGCAGGACCGGGTGCTGGCTATTGTCCTGACCGGCATGGGTGCCGATGGCCGGGAAGGCGCACGCATGCTGAAGCAGGCAGGCAGCTCGGTGTGGGCTCAGGACGAGGCCAGCTGCGTGATCTACGGCATGCCAATGGCGGTTGCCAAGGCCAATCTGGCCGATGGCATTTATGACCTTGACGACATTGCCCGTTACCTGACCGAGCTGCGCTGA
- a CDS encoding flagellar motor protein, translated as MEILSIIGVILAFVAIIGGNHLEGGHISALLNGPAALIVIGGTLGAALIQTPLPVFKRALGLFRWVFVSLDNPLREGIGKVVNWSNIARKDGLLGLEAFADMESDLFARKGLQLLADGCEPDTLRSILEVELVSRENNDLRAARVYESMGGYAPTIGIIGAVMGLIHVMGNLADPSMLGSGIAVAFVATIYGVALANLLLLPIANKLKAVILQQSCYREMMLEGLLSIAEGENPRSIEMKLEGFLD; from the coding sequence ATGGAAATTCTGAGCATCATCGGCGTCATTCTGGCGTTTGTCGCCATTATCGGCGGCAACCATCTGGAAGGCGGGCATATCAGCGCACTGCTGAATGGCCCCGCCGCGCTGATCGTTATCGGTGGTACCTTGGGTGCGGCCTTGATTCAGACGCCGTTGCCGGTGTTCAAGCGTGCGCTGGGATTATTCCGCTGGGTGTTTGTTTCCCTGGATAACCCCCTGCGCGAGGGCATAGGCAAGGTCGTCAACTGGAGCAATATCGCACGCAAGGACGGTCTGCTCGGGCTGGAAGCCTTCGCCGATATGGAGTCCGACCTCTTTGCCCGCAAGGGCTTGCAGCTGCTTGCCGATGGCTGTGAGCCGGACACCCTGCGCAGCATTCTGGAGGTCGAACTGGTCAGCCGCGAAAACAACGATCTGCGGGCCGCGCGAGTATACGAAAGCATGGGTGGTTATGCGCCGACCATCGGGATCATAGGTGCGGTCATGGGCCTGATTCACGTCATGGGCAACCTGGCTGACCCATCGATGCTCGGCAGCGGTATCGCGGTCGCCTTTGTCGCCACCATATACGGTGTCGCGCTGGCCAACCTGCTGCTGTTGCCCATCGCCAACAAGCTCAAGGCAGTCATATTGCAGCAATCCTGCTACCGGGAAATGATGCTCGAAGGACTCCTGTCGATTGCCGAAGGGGAAAACCCACGCTCCATCGAAATGAAGCTAGAAGGCTTCCTGGACTGA
- a CDS encoding CheW domain-containing protein, which produces MNNPLPVQHYVPEQTIQSYLDALLQDAAAELALAEQEQVLQISSESVSEPAPEPAAAEVDEAVYYSFPDPLPEQPEPQAAPAAAWREAPFEALLFDVGGLTLAVPLVSLGSIHSLDGPITPLFGQPDWFLGILPTPAGNLKVLDTARWIMPERYTQELRDNLRFVISVQGHEWGMAVHGVSQSIKLDPAQVKWRSGQGKRPWLAGTVIDQMCALLDVEALAELITAGKHASARLG; this is translated from the coding sequence ATGAACAACCCCTTGCCCGTACAGCATTACGTTCCCGAGCAGACCATCCAGTCCTATCTGGATGCGCTGTTGCAGGACGCCGCCGCGGAGCTGGCGCTGGCCGAGCAGGAGCAGGTATTGCAGATAAGCTCTGAATCGGTATCCGAGCCGGCGCCCGAACCAGCCGCCGCTGAGGTGGATGAGGCCGTCTACTACAGTTTCCCCGACCCGCTGCCTGAACAGCCTGAGCCGCAAGCGGCGCCCGCTGCGGCCTGGCGTGAAGCACCCTTTGAAGCTCTGCTGTTCGATGTCGGCGGCCTGACCCTGGCGGTGCCACTGGTTTCCCTGGGCAGCATTCATTCGCTGGATGGCCCGATTACGCCGCTGTTCGGTCAGCCGGATTGGTTTCTCGGGATATTGCCGACCCCGGCAGGCAATTTGAAGGTCCTGGATACCGCACGCTGGATCATGCCCGAGCGTTATACTCAGGAGCTGCGCGACAACCTGCGCTTCGTGATTTCTGTGCAGGGGCATGAGTGGGGAATGGCGGTACATGGCGTCAGCCAGTCGATCAAGCTGGACCCTGCGCAGGTGAAGTGGCGGTCGGGACAGGGCAAGCGACCCTGGCTGGCCGGCACTGTGATTGATCAGATGTGTGCATTGTTGGATGTTGAAGCTCTTGCCGAGCTGATCACCGCTGGCAAACACGCCAGTGCACGTTTAGGATGA
- a CDS encoding chemotaxis protein CheA, with protein MSFDADEEILQDFLVEAGEILELLSEQLVELENRPGDTDLLNAIFRGFHTVKGGAGFLQLDALVDCCHIAENVFDILRKGERQVDAELMDVVLQALDTINSMFAQVREGEVLTPAEPQLLAGLSALAQPAAADIAAPIEEPAPASVEQRVAEQADAGDITDDEFELLLDALHVKPEEDTAPEVPAAASDDITDDEFEALLDQLHGTGKGPGAVALEPSVPDAPASQTDSSSAPATDVITDDEFEALLDQLHGPGKGPGIAADLTPAASLERVEPAKIAVSSPEPVAKSAAVAASKTPVRAEKKAESSADAPAAETTVRVDTARLDEIMNMVGELVLVRNRLMRLGVGSEDEELAKAVGNLDVVTADLQASVMKTRMQPIKKVFGRFPRVVRDLSRSLKKEITLELIGEDTDLDKNLVEALADPLVHLVRNSVDHGIEMPDEREAAGKSRVGQMVLAARQEGDHILLTITDDGRGMDPEVLRAKAVEKGMMDRDAAERLSESECFNLILAAGFSTKTEVSDVSGRGVGMDVVRTRISQLNGSIAIESTKGKGTQIAIKVPLTLAIMPTLMVMLNNQAFALPLVSVNEIYSLDLSRTNVVDGQEVILVRDKALPLFWLKRWLMPGAEQSADRSAASVVIVSVGTQRVGFVVDQLVGQEEVVIKPLGRMLHGTAGMAGATITGDGRIALILDIPGLLKRYARRG; from the coding sequence ATGAGCTTTGATGCAGATGAAGAGATTCTCCAGGACTTTCTGGTAGAAGCTGGGGAAATTCTCGAGTTGTTGTCGGAACAGCTGGTCGAGCTGGAAAACCGCCCCGGCGATACCGATCTGCTCAATGCCATTTTTCGTGGCTTTCATACGGTCAAAGGTGGGGCCGGCTTCCTGCAACTGGATGCGCTGGTTGATTGTTGCCACATCGCTGAGAATGTCTTCGACATTCTGCGCAAGGGTGAACGGCAGGTCGATGCCGAGCTGATGGATGTAGTACTGCAGGCGCTGGACACCATCAACAGCATGTTCGCTCAGGTACGCGAAGGCGAGGTGCTGACGCCTGCCGAGCCGCAACTGCTGGCTGGTCTGTCCGCGCTGGCCCAGCCTGCAGCAGCAGATATCGCTGCGCCAATTGAAGAGCCCGCACCCGCTTCCGTGGAGCAGCGGGTTGCTGAACAAGCTGACGCCGGTGATATCACAGACGATGAGTTCGAGCTGTTGCTTGACGCTCTGCATGTCAAGCCGGAAGAAGATACAGCGCCCGAAGTGCCTGCCGCCGCCAGTGATGACATCACCGATGACGAGTTCGAAGCGCTGCTCGACCAGCTGCATGGCACTGGCAAGGGGCCGGGTGCCGTCGCGCTGGAGCCTTCCGTGCCTGACGCCCCAGCGTCTCAAACCGATAGTTCTTCGGCGCCGGCAACGGATGTCATTACCGATGATGAGTTCGAAGCGTTGCTGGACCAGTTGCATGGCCCAGGCAAGGGGCCGGGCATCGCTGCTGATCTGACACCCGCTGCGTCTTTGGAGCGTGTCGAACCTGCAAAAATCGCCGTGAGTTCACCGGAGCCGGTGGCCAAGTCTGCTGCCGTGGCTGCTTCCAAGACCCCGGTACGAGCAGAAAAAAAGGCCGAGTCGAGCGCTGATGCGCCCGCCGCGGAGACCACGGTGCGTGTCGATACCGCGCGTCTCGATGAAATCATGAACATGGTCGGTGAGCTGGTATTGGTGCGTAACCGGCTGATGCGCCTGGGTGTTGGCAGCGAGGACGAAGAACTGGCCAAGGCGGTTGGCAATCTGGATGTGGTTACCGCCGATCTGCAGGCCTCGGTGATGAAAACCCGCATGCAGCCGATCAAGAAGGTGTTCGGTCGGTTCCCGCGGGTGGTGCGCGATTTGTCGCGCAGCCTGAAAAAGGAAATCACACTGGAGCTGATCGGCGAAGACACCGATCTGGACAAGAATCTGGTCGAGGCGCTGGCTGATCCTCTGGTGCATCTGGTGCGCAACTCGGTTGACCATGGCATCGAAATGCCTGACGAACGTGAAGCTGCGGGCAAGTCGCGTGTTGGTCAGATGGTCCTCGCTGCGCGCCAGGAAGGTGATCACATTCTGTTGACCATTACCGATGACGGTCGCGGCATGGATCCTGAAGTTCTGCGCGCCAAGGCGGTGGAAAAGGGCATGATGGATCGCGACGCCGCCGAGCGTTTGAGCGAGAGTGAATGCTTCAACCTGATTCTCGCGGCGGGCTTCTCGACCAAGACCGAGGTGTCCGACGTATCCGGGCGCGGCGTCGGTATGGACGTGGTCCGCACCCGCATTTCCCAACTCAATGGCAGCATTGCCATTGAGTCGACCAAGGGCAAGGGCACTCAGATCGCGATCAAGGTGCCGCTGACCCTGGCCATCATGCCGACGCTGATGGTGATGCTGAATAATCAGGCGTTCGCCCTGCCGCTGGTCAGCGTCAATGAGATCTACAGTCTCGATCTGTCACGTACCAACGTGGTCGACGGGCAGGAAGTGATTCTGGTGCGTGACAAGGCGCTGCCGCTGTTCTGGCTCAAACGCTGGCTGATGCCGGGGGCCGAGCAGAGTGCTGACCGCTCCGCTGCCAGTGTGGTGATCGTATCGGTCGGTACCCAGCGGGTAGGTTTCGTGGTCGACCAACTGGTAGGCCAGGAGGAAGTGGTCATCAAGCCGCTGGGACGCATGCTGCACGGTACGGCCGGCATGGCGGGTGCGACTATCACCGGTGACGGGCGGATAGCGCTGATTCTGGACATTCCCGGCCTGCTCAAGCGCTATGCGCGACGTGGCTGA
- the motD gene encoding flagellar motor protein MotD: MRRRREEEEVNNERWMVSYADFITLLFAFFVVMYSISSVNEGKYKVLSDSLIGAFSQTAKTIDPIQIGEHIPRTVAPVSEEQAPQAPNAPAQNGSNGTASDPLEDIAEAMHAAFGELISVGDLQVHANELWIEIELNSGLLFPSGDALPRDGAFDLVERIAAILTPYDNPVHVEGFTDNVPIRSPAYPTNWELSAARAASVVRMLSAGGIDAARLAAVGYGEHRPVGDNATAAGRRANRRVVLLVSRYTDTRHQQAQNDTAALQGMRQARADTGSSMSGTN, from the coding sequence ATGCGTCGTCGCCGCGAAGAGGAAGAAGTCAATAACGAACGCTGGATGGTGTCCTACGCTGACTTCATCACGCTGCTGTTCGCCTTTTTCGTGGTCATGTATTCGATTTCCTCGGTTAATGAGGGCAAGTACAAAGTATTGTCGGACTCGCTCATAGGCGCCTTCAGCCAGACCGCGAAAACCATAGACCCGATTCAGATCGGTGAGCATATACCGCGCACCGTGGCACCGGTATCGGAGGAGCAGGCGCCCCAGGCGCCCAATGCCCCTGCGCAGAATGGCAGTAATGGCACGGCCAGCGACCCGCTGGAAGATATTGCCGAGGCCATGCATGCGGCGTTTGGCGAGCTGATCTCGGTGGGTGATCTGCAGGTGCATGCCAACGAACTGTGGATTGAAATAGAACTGAATTCGGGGCTGTTGTTTCCCAGCGGGGATGCGCTGCCACGGGATGGTGCTTTCGATCTGGTAGAGCGGATCGCCGCCATTCTGACGCCCTATGACAACCCGGTGCATGTAGAAGGTTTTACCGATAACGTGCCGATCAGATCGCCAGCCTATCCCACCAATTGGGAGCTGTCGGCGGCGCGGGCGGCGAGTGTAGTACGCATGCTCAGTGCTGGCGGTATCGATGCCGCGCGGTTGGCCGCGGTGGGTTACGGGGAGCATCGGCCGGTTGGCGATAACGCCACAGCTGCGGGCCGGCGGGCGAATCGCCGGGTGGTATTGCTGGTATCGCGTTACACCGATACCCGACATCAACAGGCGCAGAACGACACCGCTGCGCTGCAGGGGATGCGCCAGGCAAGGGCCGATACCGGCAGCAGCATGAGTGGTACCAACTGA
- a CDS encoding ParA family protein, which translates to MRVWAVANQKGGVGKTTTAVALAGLLADQGKRVLAVDLDPHGSMTSYFGHDPDRLTSSVYNLFQHQGRVPEGLAAALLLGTSHENIRLLPSSTSLATLERQSAAQGGYGLVISRALAQLRAQFDFVLIDSPPLLGVSMINALAACEQLVIPVQTEFLAMKGLERMVHTLNMVNRSRQQALPYTIVPTLFDRRTQASLSTLRTLRKDYADQLWQAYIPIDTKLRDASLAGVVPSRLESNARGVLAYRALLRYLLVHVTPKPKEAVRQPA; encoded by the coding sequence ATGAGAGTCTGGGCAGTAGCCAATCAGAAGGGCGGAGTAGGCAAGACCACCACAGCGGTGGCCTTGGCTGGGCTGCTGGCGGACCAGGGCAAACGCGTTCTGGCGGTGGATCTGGACCCACATGGCTCGATGACCAGTTATTTCGGTCATGATCCGGATCGCCTGACCAGCAGTGTCTACAACCTGTTTCAGCACCAGGGCCGGGTGCCGGAGGGGCTCGCTGCCGCCTTGCTGTTGGGCACCTCCCATGAAAACATCCGACTGCTACCGTCCAGCACCTCGCTGGCGACGCTGGAGCGCCAGTCTGCCGCCCAGGGCGGTTACGGGCTGGTCATCTCCCGTGCGCTGGCGCAGCTGCGCGCCCAGTTCGATTTCGTTCTCATCGACAGTCCGCCATTGCTCGGCGTGTCCATGATCAACGCCCTGGCCGCCTGCGAGCAGCTGGTGATTCCGGTACAGACCGAGTTTCTGGCGATGAAAGGGCTGGAGCGCATGGTGCATACCCTGAACATGGTCAACCGCTCGCGGCAGCAGGCGCTGCCTTATACCATAGTCCCCACACTGTTCGACCGCCGGACCCAGGCATCGCTGAGTACATTGCGCACGCTGCGCAAGGACTACGCCGACCAATTGTGGCAGGCCTATATTCCGATCGACACCAAATTACGGGACGCCAGTCTGGCTGGTGTCGTGCCGTCGCGACTGGAGAGTAACGCCCGCGGCGTGCTGGCTTACAGGGCGCTGTTGCGCTACCTGTTGGTGCACGTCACCCCGAAACCCAAGGAAGCGGTGAGGCAGCCAGCCTAA